The Xyrauchen texanus isolate HMW12.3.18 chromosome 4, RBS_HiC_50CHRs, whole genome shotgun sequence genome segment AAACCTATACATACCAAAATGTTAATGTACCACATGGAGCAGACCCTACAACCCTTTTGAAGCAGACTGATTGTCCACAATCAAAACAGGTCTGAGCTCATCATGCCTGAATTGTACAAAGACACATTTCTAAATAAATGAACGTCTAAATGTCTGGTTAAAGATATAATAAAAACGTCAGTCCTCTTCATTACAAATTTCAAAGACCCTGACACCATGTGTACTGCTATCAAATCACTAAACATGTTCTACCAAATCTAATGGCTCTTCTATACTTCTATATAAATTCATACATTGCATAAATGTAACCTGTGGTGACAATCGCAGCCACCCACCACAAATAGGAATGGCTGCTCATTTCTGAATTTTATGAAACAGCTCTGTGATTAATAGTATATTAATGATGAGGTACtttgtttaaacaaaaataacaaatacaaaagacaaacatgatcaaaaaatgctaaaaagggCACATGCAGACAATCTGGTGCTGCAGAAGTAAGGCACCAGGGGTCtagaaaataaatttttcattTCTGTAGAAAGAAAACTGCTTTCAAGTGTTTCCTTTCATGGCAATCAACGTAGAGCTGAGTGTCAGAAAGACAGCTGAGTGGAAGGGGTGTGTTCATGCCTGAGGGTTGGTCATTTTCTGAAGCAAAGGTATCTGCAGAGAAACAaaacattcaatgaaaaccaaatGACTGAATATAAAGAGGAATTCTTAGATGGACAAATAAATACAGGCTACTGGAACAcaaatctatttaaatatataaagtgtTAATTGTGCTGGTAATATCTATTCAGTCTATGTGTAGGAGATCATTCCATGGGTCCAATACAATATTTCCCAATATTTAATGCCTTCTCTATTTTCTTAATTATGCCTCACTCACCTTGGACAGATCCACTCCCGTGAGAGCGTTTACAGAAACAGGTAGTTCAGCCAGCAGTCGATTAACTTCCCCAGTTATACGGCCACCATCTCCACTCAGGATCACAATCTCATTGGTGCGGGCCAAGGGTGCCGCCACCTTCCCAGCAATCTGTGAAGATGCAAATTCAGGCATTAAGTAGTAAACAAAATCACTTCagatttattcttaaaaaaaattgaatagaCCTTTTTCATTGTAGACGACATATTTATTGTGACATGAATGAAAATGAGCtgggagagacagacacacaagaTATTCATTAGGGGTTGTCTTGCAttacttaaaagggatagtttacccaaatatgaaaattttgaGCGTTGTTtccacaccctcatgttgtttcaagcctgtatgacttcctttcttcccgTGAGCACATGAGAAATTTAGGAGAATGTTGATGCTGATTTGtccccatacaataaaagtgaaatcATACACTAAAGGCCCCAGCACACTCACGACAAAGTGTTTCTTCGCTCAGAGTCAAAAAGTTCAGAAAAGCTGAGCAACAAAATACTGTCTGAAAACATTCAGATAcgtttagaggtacatttaaataagaggacgctcaagactacatgtaaaacatcttCTATACATTAAAATGGAtcatcaatgacttcatgcctcattctatgcatagaattcacacaagatcagtaaaagaagctgtattAACTCTATGATTATAATTAATATAGCTGCAcaagataatgtgtaatttgtaatgtttaccttttgcaaTCAGGACGCAAATGCAAACTTGCTATACGCAACCATATTATATGTTGattacactattattattattttaggttGAAACTGATACTACTGCagagatgggtgtataaaagagtgttaatgggtagaatacagacaaaagaatgatgataggaaTTTCTTACTTTtggcatgacatgttcttggaaaaagtCTTCACGCAAACAATCTTAAAGAtttaggtaaatttgcaccagctcccTAATAACTCTACACGCCAGTGTGTTCATTTTGACTGAACTTAACTGACTGATCAGGAATAAGTAGTGGCCTAAaataggtggagctccaggtcacaatGGCCGATGAAGTGGACCAATGGCAGAAGGTCTTTAACAGCctaaaggccttttcacaccaaaggCGACCTGATTATAAGAGGCGAATGGCCCTTGAACTTCGAAACGATGCGAATGAATGCCATCAGGACATTCACGGTTACGATAATAAGCAAGCAATTTTCAATGCACCTTTCAGCTGGTATGATTCACAGCTCAAATTTAATTCATTGGAGCAATTCTTCGCTGGGGGAAGAAAAAGAATATAGACACACtcaccgtaaaaaaaaaaaaagctttgcttTGTCACCACACAAAGTTTTGTTCTAGGCTCGTTAGGAATccattgtttacataaaaaattttttatcacAGTGAAGGTtcgtgttttgtgtgaaaataccttaagaagttttcctgaaagttttcCCTGGTGAGTTGTTACGAAccaccaaaacacatttttggaaaGACTTTATTCTCAATGCTGTCATACTCGTTCGTGGTTCGATTACGTAGAAAGTGTGCAGGGgtcttaacattctgcctaacatctcaatttgtatttcatgtaaaaaagaaaatcatataggtttggaacaatattacggtgattaaataatgatagaaaatttgtcaacagaattttttattttttttttttttgcgtcagCTGAATTGTCTAGTTttgatttgcaatttttttttatatggcaaAAATCACTAAGATCCATAACTACATTTGGATGGTCCTTTCACATAAACTACCACACAGGAACTGAGACTAATGTGGAGAAAGGGACAACAAAGCaagcaagaaaaataaataagtaaacaatTTTCCAGACTACCACTCACCTTTGGTAGAGCCTCCAGGACAAGAGCAATCTTTGCAGCCTCCCCGTACTGCTGATAGGATTCAGCTTTGAGTCTCATCTTCTCTGCTTCAGCTTTACCAACAGCTTCAATGGAACCAGCCTCTGCTTCTCCAATGCGCTTGATCTTCTCTGCTTCAGCCTGTGCTATCAACACCTTTTTCATCCTGAAACAGACGAACATAAGAGAGAAAGATCAAGGAATAATGTAGATGGAGGGAGAGCAGTTTCTGGATCGTATTCTCTGAATATAGACATTTTCGTATCATTTCAGACTTATGTAATGTATGACACCCTGGTTAGTGTATGTGTCCATTCTATATTGAAGTTAGAGGGATTCACCCTTGTTCCCATCTGCAACAGCAGAGGGGGAGGAGAAGGACAACGTGTAGAAAAATTAATGGAAGAGATTGTGACCCTCAATGTGTCAGCTGTAAGAATGGAAGTCCTGCCTTTCTGTTAAAAAAAGCCAAGcgcattttaaatgtgtttgctCACTCTAGAATGCACATGCATATTATCTTGGAAGTTTAAAAAGTAGGCTTTTCTAACAGAATTTGACCTAAAGAACCAAAAGGAATGATTCCAGATTTTATGCTGATTTGAAACAGTTTCAGATTTAGGTCTttacccattcaagtagataagagatGTACTTGCATAGTGTACATATTGCATACATAGAATTAGTATGAGAGGTACCAACTGCCTCATTCTCTCCCTTTGCTCACTAATTCCGTCTCTTTCATGTCACTCACTTGTTTGCCTCTGCGAGCTGCTGCATCTTGTAGGCTTCAGCCTCAGCTGGTCTCTTCACTGTGGCGATCAGCTCTTTATCTGTCCTGACAATCTCCTTTTCCTCAATGGAGATCTGCTTTTTCCTCTGAACCACCTCAATCTCAATCTCCTCCAGTCGTATCTTCTGCTGCTCTTTGGCTGCCTGAAGCTCATAGGCCAACTGCGCCTCAGCtttctgagaaagaaagaaataattccATGCATGTTCATTAAATCACACCACATCTATGAATGATCAGTGTAACAACTGCAGTGTTTAAGGCATTTAAGAAAGATTAAAGTAACCCGAGGAGCAACTCAGCCCTACCTTAGTGTTCACTTCTTGACTGAAAGCAGCTTTCTGCATCTCCAGCTCTCGCTTTGAGTTGGCCATTTTTGTATCAGCTTGGAACTTCACATCCATCATCTCTTTCTTGCAGTCTGCTTCCTGTAGCATGGAATTAAATTACGtgagaaaacaaaacagagaacacaaGCTTAAGGCTCTTTCACATCATTCGTATCAGAACTTCAACACATCACTCTTCACTCTGATGCTACTTGCCATGTAGTAAATAAGCAGGAAACAGTAAACTGTGAAAAAGGCTATTGGagcttaaaacaaaatcaaaatataatCATCTGCTACACCAGTGTagttaagccatagttcatacaaaataatgtaattacacaCCTTTAATGCAGATGTCGACTCTGacaatcttgttgagcaatgtaataacgTTGGATTGCATTTCtctgtatgtttaaatatatCCTCTAAAAGACTAAAATACTTGTTTGTGGGCAGGTAAGGTAGTCACATGAAACTATCACGTAGGCTATGTCATTGTTTATctctcaagtcagtggaaaagtgcaGTCATCTTACAAAAGGATCCACATTGCCCTGGTAGTGAACCAGAGGAGCACAGGTTTAGCATGAGAACCATCGCCATTTCAGCAGAAAAGGGCTatttgtgaatttaaattagttcaagaACTGAAGCACCATGATGTCAGGTTCCAGTACCATTTCTCGCTGGACAACAACCAGTATTGTCCTTCTTCAGGGACAATTTTG includes the following:
- the flot2a gene encoding flotillin-2a isoform X2, whose translation is MTLQPKCEDVETAEGVAITVTGVAQVKVMNDKELLGYACEQFLGKTVVEIKSVILQTLEGHLRSILGTLTVEQIYQDRDQFAKLVREVAAPDVGRMGIEILSFTIKDVYDKVEYLSSLGKSQTAAVQRDADIGVAEAERDAGIREADCKKEMMDVKFQADTKMANSKRELEMQKAAFSQEVNTKKAEAQLAYELQAAKEQQKIRLEEIEIEVVQRKKQISIEEKEIVRTDKELIATVKRPAEAEAYKMQQLAEANKMKKVLIAQAEAEKIKRIGEAEAGSIEAVGKAEAEKMRLKAESYQQYGEAAKIALVLEALPKIAGKVAAPLARTNEIVILSGDGGRITGEVNRLLAELPVSVNALTGVDLSKIPLLQKMTNPQA
- the flot2a gene encoding flotillin-2a isoform X1, with amino-acid sequence MGNCYTVGPNEALVVSGGCCGSDEKSYTVGGWAWAWWLISDIQKITLEIMTLQPKCEDVETAEGVAITVTGVAQVKVMNDKELLGYACEQFLGKTVVEIKSVILQTLEGHLRSILGTLTVEQIYQDRDQFAKLVREVAAPDVGRMGIEILSFTIKDVYDKVEYLSSLGKSQTAAVQRDADIGVAEAERDAGIREADCKKEMMDVKFQADTKMANSKRELEMQKAAFSQEVNTKKAEAQLAYELQAAKEQQKIRLEEIEIEVVQRKKQISIEEKEIVRTDKELIATVKRPAEAEAYKMQQLAEANKMKKVLIAQAEAEKIKRIGEAEAGSIEAVGKAEAEKMRLKAESYQQYGEAAKIALVLEALPKIAGKVAAPLARTNEIVILSGDGGRITGEVNRLLAELPVSVNALTGVDLSKIPLLQKMTNPQA
- the flot2a gene encoding flotillin-2a isoform X3, which produces MVAYLRHTKVKVMNDKELLGYACEQFLGKTVVEIKSVILQTLEGHLRSILGTLTVEQIYQDRDQFAKLVREVAAPDVGRMGIEILSFTIKDVYDKVEYLSSLGKSQTAAVQRDADIGVAEAERDAGIREADCKKEMMDVKFQADTKMANSKRELEMQKAAFSQEVNTKKAEAQLAYELQAAKEQQKIRLEEIEIEVVQRKKQISIEEKEIVRTDKELIATVKRPAEAEAYKMQQLAEANKMKKVLIAQAEAEKIKRIGEAEAGSIEAVGKAEAEKMRLKAESYQQYGEAAKIALVLEALPKIAGKVAAPLARTNEIVILSGDGGRITGEVNRLLAELPVSVNALTGVDLSKIPLLQKMTNPQA